A genome region from Pseudanabaena sp. Chao 1811 includes the following:
- a CDS encoding DUF4253 domain-containing protein: protein MDKYQQIREVGTNGDNYDLSTEDLIEQFQYWDAQYGIELSDIEFDTVTVTFNDLPEDLTELAVEIYEFCPDVIDQHFGCMADAIAVAEEFNQPLSDEIQVLLKDIDLTDEDYGFELLKRSLEINKAVTLWWD, encoded by the coding sequence ATGGATAAATATCAACAGATCCGAGAAGTTGGTACAAATGGCGATAACTACGATCTGAGTACTGAAGATCTGATCGAACAGTTCCAATATTGGGATGCTCAGTATGGCATTGAATTGAGTGATATCGAATTTGATACGGTAACTGTGACCTTTAATGATTTGCCTGAGGACTTAACAGAGCTTGCCGTCGAAATTTATGAGTTCTGTCCAGATGTGATCGATCAACATTTTGGTTGTATGGCTGATGCGATCGCTGTTGCCGAAGAATTTAATCAGCCTCTATCGGACGAAATCCAAGTTTTGCTTAAAGATATCGATCTTACTGATGAGGACTATGGTTTTGAGCTACTCAAGCGATCATTAGAAATTAACAAGGCTGTGACACTATGGTGGGATTAA
- a CDS encoding carboxymuconolactone decarboxylase family protein translates to MTHFPIVEYDQVTDAKVKEVYDQILSELGFGIIPNIFKSMAINPDILEANWKKFRSTILQGDVPRTLKEMVGVAISQANNSVYGLKVHLHGLSALGMSEEVLSTLVSNFDACPLPEREKAVIQFGLLAGTNPLALNESHYQKLRSFGLDDSEIFEIVAAADLFSSVNRYTDAIALEIDAL, encoded by the coding sequence ATGACTCATTTCCCGATTGTTGAATATGACCAAGTGACCGATGCTAAAGTCAAAGAGGTCTATGATCAAATTTTGTCAGAACTAGGATTTGGCATTATTCCTAATATTTTTAAGTCGATGGCAATTAATCCCGATATCCTCGAAGCGAACTGGAAAAAATTTCGCTCAACGATTCTCCAAGGTGATGTGCCACGTACCCTTAAGGAAATGGTAGGGGTTGCCATTTCTCAAGCAAACAATAGTGTTTATGGTCTTAAAGTCCATTTACACGGATTGTCAGCCTTAGGCATGAGCGAAGAAGTTCTGTCTACTTTGGTTTCTAACTTTGATGCTTGCCCATTACCAGAGCGAGAAAAAGCTGTAATTCAGTTTGGTTTATTAGCAGGGACAAATCCCCTTGCACTCAATGAGTCCCATTACCAAAAGCTACGATCCTTTGGGTTAGATGATTCAGAGATTTTTGAGATTGTTGCTGCCGCAGATTTATTCTCTAGCGTGAATCGCTATACCGATGCGATCGCTCTTGAAATTGATGCTCTATAA
- a CDS encoding adenylate/guanylate cyclase domain-containing protein, which yields MNSSPNFSNGKELEHLDREELLVTARSLLAEAQALSVRIAAVNEVATAINRSLNLDEILRVVGKQAKWLLDFEHLSVYLLKDNSGRFIKLIGAPVEFQESRITNNNSFHKALKTGQAQLIKQANPADFFNQYTSQIILPLESSKKILGVILFGSTRPQAYNQEDLRIGYLLALQLSSAIRNANSFEDLNLLYSEIEKEKLKSDNLLLNILPAQIADELKSTGRVNPVYHPSATILFTDFENFSKIAKLMTPESLVEELDYCFSYFDRIIEQYGLEKLKTIGDSYMCCGGIPQPNRTHPLDVVIAALQIQKFMELRKQHKIKQNLPYWDTRIGIHSGELLSGVIGKKKFVYDVWGDTVNLASRIESSGVAGQINISQATYELVKDSFDVEHRGKILAKNMGEIDMYLIKGIKA from the coding sequence ATGAATTCTTCACCAAACTTCTCTAATGGGAAAGAACTTGAACACTTAGATCGAGAAGAACTTCTAGTAACCGCCCGCAGTCTTCTAGCAGAAGCTCAAGCCCTTTCCGTAAGAATTGCGGCTGTAAATGAAGTGGCGACCGCAATTAATCGTTCCCTTAACCTTGATGAAATATTGCGCGTTGTTGGTAAGCAAGCTAAATGGTTACTGGACTTTGAGCATCTGAGTGTTTATCTCCTCAAAGATAATTCGGGTAGATTTATTAAGCTAATTGGTGCTCCTGTAGAATTTCAGGAATCGCGCATTACTAACAATAATAGTTTTCATAAAGCTCTGAAAACTGGTCAAGCCCAGCTAATTAAGCAGGCTAATCCTGCGGATTTTTTTAATCAATATACTTCACAAATTATTTTGCCCCTTGAGAGTTCCAAAAAAATTCTAGGAGTTATTCTTTTTGGCTCTACACGACCGCAGGCTTATAATCAAGAAGATCTCCGCATTGGCTATTTACTAGCCCTACAGCTATCATCGGCAATTCGTAATGCTAACTCCTTTGAAGATTTAAACTTACTCTATTCAGAAATTGAGAAGGAGAAACTCAAATCCGACAATCTTTTGCTGAATATTTTGCCTGCCCAAATCGCCGATGAACTAAAGTCTACAGGTAGGGTAAATCCCGTTTATCATCCTTCCGCAACCATTCTCTTTACCGATTTTGAGAATTTTTCTAAAATAGCAAAATTAATGACTCCTGAGAGTTTAGTTGAGGAGTTAGATTACTGTTTCTCTTACTTCGATCGCATTATCGAGCAATATGGATTAGAAAAGCTGAAGACAATTGGCGATAGCTATATGTGCTGTGGTGGTATTCCGCAACCAAATCGTACCCATCCTCTCGATGTGGTGATTGCAGCTTTGCAAATTCAGAAGTTTATGGAATTACGCAAACAACATAAAATAAAGCAAAATCTACCCTATTGGGATACGCGCATTGGGATTCATTCAGGTGAATTACTAAGTGGAGTGATTGGTAAAAAGAAGTTTGTCTATGATGTTTGGGGCGATACAGTTAATTTAGCCTCTAGAATTGAATCGTCGGGAGTGGCTGGTCAAATTAATATTTCCCAAGCAACCTATGAGCTAGTTAAAGATTCCTTTGATGTGGAACATCGAGGCAAGATTTTAGCGAAAAATATGGGGGAGATTGATATGTATCTAATTAAAGGGATAAAGGCATAA
- the serS gene encoding serine--tRNA ligase, which translates to MLDIKLVRSQPEQVQARLNSRGKGYDISRLVELEQEVRALETQRSHLQAESNDIGKQVGIKMKAGAPAAEIEALKARSPEIKQQLAELEPKERALREESNAILMTLPNLPSETTPIGANETENVEIRRWGDEYKTTRTDILPHWEIGEKLGILNFERAVKIAQTRFVNLIGAGAALERSLIQFMLNTHTTNGYVEVAPPLLVNTASMTGTGQLPKFAEDLFKCAEDELWLIPTAEVPVTNLYRDEILDEENLPVHHCAYTPCFRREAGSYGRDTRGLIRLHQFNKVELVKFVHPEKSVEEHEKLVRDAESILQALKLPYRVLELCTGDIGFSAAKCYDLEVWLPSANTYREISSCSNFLDFQARRANIRFKSKGKKGTEFLHTLNGSGLAVGRTMSAILENYQQPDGSVLIPEVLQPLLNRQYL; encoded by the coding sequence GTGTTAGACATTAAGCTCGTGCGATCGCAGCCCGAACAGGTGCAAGCTCGCCTCAACAGTCGAGGCAAAGGTTACGACATTAGTAGATTGGTCGAACTAGAGCAGGAAGTTCGTGCATTAGAAACTCAGCGATCGCATTTGCAAGCCGAAAGCAACGACATCGGTAAGCAAGTTGGTATCAAAATGAAAGCTGGTGCGCCTGCCGCCGAAATTGAAGCACTCAAAGCGCGATCGCCCGAAATCAAACAACAACTCGCAGAGCTAGAACCCAAGGAAAGAGCGTTGCGTGAAGAAAGCAATGCCATCTTGATGACCTTGCCCAATTTGCCGAGTGAAACTACTCCTATCGGCGCAAATGAAACCGAAAATGTAGAAATTCGCCGTTGGGGTGATGAATATAAGACTACACGCACCGATATTCTGCCGCACTGGGAAATTGGTGAAAAGCTAGGTATTCTCAACTTTGAACGTGCCGTTAAAATTGCTCAAACCCGTTTTGTGAATCTTATTGGTGCAGGAGCCGCCCTCGAACGCTCCCTAATCCAGTTCATGCTGAATACCCATACCACCAATGGTTATGTGGAAGTTGCGCCGCCACTTTTGGTGAATACGGCAAGCATGACAGGCACAGGGCAATTACCCAAGTTTGCGGAAGATTTATTCAAATGTGCAGAAGATGAACTGTGGCTCATTCCAACTGCGGAGGTTCCAGTTACCAATCTGTATCGAGATGAGATCCTTGATGAAGAAAATTTACCAGTTCATCATTGCGCTTATACCCCCTGTTTCCGTCGCGAAGCGGGAAGTTATGGACGTGATACCAGAGGTCTGATTCGTTTGCACCAGTTCAACAAAGTGGAACTGGTTAAGTTCGTGCATCCTGAAAAATCGGTGGAAGAGCATGAAAAATTGGTACGTGATGCAGAATCAATTTTGCAAGCTTTGAAACTTCCCTATCGTGTACTGGAACTCTGCACTGGTGACATTGGGTTTAGCGCCGCCAAGTGCTATGACCTTGAAGTATGGCTACCTTCCGCAAATACCTATCGCGAGATTTCTAGCTGCTCGAACTTCCTCGATTTCCAAGCCAGACGCGCCAATATTCGCTTTAAGAGTAAGGGCAAAAAGGGAACGGAATTTCTACATACCCTCAATGGCTCAGGATTGGCAGTCGGACGCACCATGTCTGCAATTCTGGAAAACTATCAGCAACCCGACGGAAGCGTCTTAATTCCTGAAGTGCTACAACCTCTACTTAACAGACAATACCTCTAG
- a CDS encoding ABC transporter permease, whose protein sequence is MTDDTLGWMSVPLAIVAGTFRGSAPFLFVSLGECLTEKAGKINLGLEGTLLTGAMTAYAVSYLTKSPWLGVLAAGLAGVGLGLIHAWLSQRPRVSDVAVGIAMIIFGSGIAFFFGKAFIQPKAIPLPVFELGNWSSYPQVQDALKISPLLLIGIAIAPIMQWFFSSTRWGLYVRAVGDSPSAARAMGISVVGVRTGAIVAGSFLAGIGGASLSLYYPGLWSERISSGQGLMAVALVIFARWQPIHCLWAALLFGGAQAIGPSLQAVGISSYRYLFNAAPYIMTLIITIATCSPRRTLSGSPGALGTNE, encoded by the coding sequence ATGACAGACGATACACTTGGTTGGATGAGCGTGCCTCTGGCAATTGTTGCAGGGACGTTCCGAGGTAGCGCTCCATTTCTATTTGTGAGCTTGGGTGAATGTCTTACGGAAAAAGCTGGCAAAATCAATCTTGGGCTAGAAGGGACATTGCTCACAGGGGCGATGACTGCCTATGCAGTTTCCTATTTGACTAAATCACCTTGGTTGGGTGTGCTTGCCGCAGGTCTGGCTGGTGTCGGACTGGGATTAATTCATGCTTGGTTATCACAGCGGCCAAGGGTCAGTGATGTTGCCGTTGGTATTGCGATGATTATCTTCGGTAGTGGGATTGCATTTTTCTTTGGCAAGGCATTTATTCAACCCAAAGCGATTCCTTTACCTGTATTTGAGCTAGGTAATTGGAGTAGCTACCCACAGGTGCAGGATGCTCTCAAAATTAGTCCTTTGTTACTAATTGGCATTGCGATCGCGCCGATTATGCAGTGGTTCTTTAGTTCAACCCGTTGGGGCTTGTACGTGCGTGCCGTTGGTGACAGTCCTAGCGCGGCAAGGGCAATGGGCATTTCCGTTGTGGGTGTACGCACTGGCGCGATCGTGGCGGGTAGTTTCTTAGCAGGAATTGGTGGTGCGAGTTTATCACTGTATTACCCCGGGCTATGGTCTGAACGTATTTCTAGTGGACAGGGTTTAATGGCGGTTGCACTGGTAATTTTTGCGAGATGGCAACCGATCCATTGTCTATGGGCAGCACTGTTATTTGGTGGCGCTCAAGCGATCGGGCCTTCATTGCAGGCAGTGGGTATTAGCTCCTATCGGTACTTGTTTAATGCTGCGCCCTACATCATGACGCTAATTATTACGATCGCGACCTGTTCACCCCGTAGAACTTTAAGTGGTTCACCGGGAGCCTTAGGCACAAATGAATAA
- a CDS encoding DNA cytosine methyltransferase has protein sequence MGNQRPIAVDLFAGAGGMTLGFEQAGFDVLAAVEIDPIHCATHEYNFPMWKVICASVTDISGDDIRRQSEIGDREVDVVFGGPPCQGFSLMGKRAFDDPRNELVSHFMRLVIELQAKYFVMENVKGLTVGNHSQFVDEVIANFENNGYKILKPYKVLNASHFGVPQHRERLFLVGCRQDLPLPNYPSPITKPAKAKRISKELAHLPDSPTVSDAIADLPDISKYQELQDHDWCIAEYHKPRSIYSEYLRGLQTEPSNLSYPRIYNPQLLTSSISTAHCPTSIARFRATANGETEKISRFLKLAPQGICNTLRAGTPSNRGAFTAPRPIHPEQPRCITVREAARLHSYPDWFRFHSTKWHGFRQIGNSVPPLLARAVAQQLRWIIGGNLDQPHNKIDLINDELLRLKMTKAAEKYGVDSHVIEARIKKKVLCD, from the coding sequence ATGGGAAATCAACGACCGATCGCGGTGGATCTATTTGCGGGTGCGGGCGGGATGACATTGGGGTTCGAGCAAGCAGGATTTGATGTCCTTGCGGCGGTAGAGATTGATCCCATCCATTGTGCTACCCATGAGTACAATTTCCCCATGTGGAAGGTAATTTGCGCCAGTGTTACTGATATATCGGGGGATGATATTCGCCGACAATCAGAAATAGGCGATCGCGAAGTTGATGTGGTCTTTGGGGGACCACCTTGTCAAGGTTTTTCTCTAATGGGCAAACGCGCCTTTGACGATCCGCGTAATGAGTTAGTGTCACACTTCATGCGGTTAGTCATCGAACTCCAAGCTAAGTATTTTGTGATGGAAAATGTGAAGGGCTTGACCGTAGGCAATCATAGTCAGTTTGTAGATGAAGTAATTGCCAACTTTGAGAACAATGGCTATAAAATCCTCAAACCTTATAAAGTTCTAAATGCTTCTCATTTTGGCGTACCACAACACCGCGAAAGATTATTTCTCGTCGGCTGTCGTCAAGATTTACCACTTCCCAATTACCCATCCCCCATCACTAAACCTGCTAAAGCTAAACGCATTTCTAAAGAACTTGCTCATTTACCAGATAGCCCCACTGTAAGTGATGCGATCGCCGATTTACCAGATATTTCCAAATACCAAGAACTCCAAGATCATGATTGGTGCATTGCCGAGTACCACAAGCCCCGAAGTATCTATAGTGAATACCTCCGAGGATTACAGACAGAACCTAGCAATCTATCCTATCCTCGCATATATAATCCACAATTACTAACTTCCAGTATCAGTACCGCGCATTGTCCCACATCAATTGCTCGTTTTCGCGCCACAGCCAATGGAGAAACCGAGAAAATTAGTCGCTTTCTAAAACTCGCTCCTCAAGGTATCTGTAATACCCTCAGGGCTGGCACACCTAGCAATCGCGGAGCATTTACTGCCCCTCGTCCAATCCACCCTGAACAACCACGCTGCATTACTGTCCGCGAGGCGGCGAGATTACATTCCTATCCCGATTGGTTTCGCTTTCACAGCACAAAATGGCATGGGTTTCGCCAGATTGGGAATTCCGTCCCACCTCTATTAGCCAGAGCAGTTGCTCAGCAATTGCGGTGGATAATTGGAGGGAATCTTGATCAGCCACACAACAAGATAGATTTAATCAATGATGAATTGTTGCGATTAAAAATGACCAAAGCCGCAGAAAAATATGGCGTTGATTCTCATGTAATCGAGGCACGAATCAAAAAGAAGGTACTTTGTGATTAA
- a CDS encoding L-threonylcarbamoyladenylate synthase encodes MATIHRLHPDNPQARTITQIVNALRDGAIMLYPTDTVYAIGCDLMSKSAIERVRKLKQMSNDKPLTFLCSSLSNIAEYAIVSNANYRTMKSLVPGPYTFILPATKLVPKLVLNPKRKTTGIRVPDHGVSQTIIEALGNPIISTSANLTEDDIDEEDFSHQSKNAKQRNVCELPKMELFDRFSKLVDFIVDDGSDHSYEVSTILDLTDDLNPSVLRQGLGVAPF; translated from the coding sequence ATGGCAACCATCCATCGACTGCATCCAGACAATCCCCAAGCAAGGACGATCACTCAGATCGTGAATGCTTTACGCGATGGCGCGATTATGCTCTATCCGACGGATACAGTCTATGCGATCGGTTGCGATTTGATGTCTAAGTCAGCAATAGAACGTGTTCGCAAACTCAAGCAAATGTCAAACGATAAACCACTGACATTTCTCTGTTCTTCTCTGTCGAACATTGCGGAATATGCGATCGTTTCTAATGCCAACTATCGCACTATGAAAAGTCTAGTTCCTGGTCCCTATACCTTCATTTTGCCAGCCACAAAACTTGTGCCGAAGTTGGTATTAAATCCTAAACGTAAAACTACAGGGATTCGAGTTCCCGATCATGGCGTATCTCAAACCATTATCGAAGCATTGGGAAATCCCATTATCTCCACATCGGCAAACCTGACGGAAGATGATATCGATGAAGAGGATTTTAGCCATCAGTCCAAAAATGCTAAGCAACGTAATGTGTGCGAATTGCCAAAGATGGAACTATTCGATCGCTTTTCTAAACTAGTAGATTTCATCGTTGATGATGGCTCCGATCATAGCTACGAAGTCTCCACCATCCTCGATTTAACCGATGATCTCAATCCAAGCGTGTTACGTCAAGGATTAGGGGTGGCCCCTTTTTAG
- a CDS encoding BMP family ABC transporter substrate-binding protein, whose product MSPIYIPRRQFIRGAIATAAFGATSQLWAGCTEQAPTNTANTGAPSTSGSPASALLTIGFIYVGPKDDFGYSQAHYEGETAIAKLPNVKTVSEASVAETATVQETMLSMINQNGVSALFPTSFGYFDPHILKVAADNPKVQFFHCGGMYTEGKHPKNIGSYYGYIDEAEYIAGVVAGLTTKSGKLGFVAAKPIPQVVRNINSYTLGARSVNPKATVQVIFTGDWSVPVKEAEAANSMVDQGVDVLTCHVDSPKVVMETAEKRKIYCTGYHANQSKLAPNGYLTGAEWDWTSVYTQYVEWFKAGKSVTDGGIPHLVRGGLKEKFCKVSPFGSAVSAATKKEAEKVIAKFMDGSMVIYAGEIKDNTGKVVIAKGKEYKQTDLDLEKMDWFVEGVIGSVKS is encoded by the coding sequence ATGAGTCCAATCTATATTCCTCGTCGCCAGTTTATTCGAGGAGCGATCGCTACAGCAGCTTTTGGAGCAACTTCTCAACTTTGGGCGGGTTGCACAGAGCAAGCCCCTACGAATACAGCCAATACAGGAGCGCCAAGTACATCAGGATCACCTGCGTCAGCATTGTTAACCATTGGGTTTATCTATGTTGGACCTAAAGATGATTTTGGCTATAGCCAAGCTCATTATGAAGGTGAAACAGCGATCGCCAAATTACCTAATGTCAAAACTGTGAGTGAAGCTAGCGTTGCCGAAACAGCCACAGTTCAAGAAACAATGTTGAGCATGATTAATCAAAATGGTGTCTCAGCACTATTCCCAACTTCCTTCGGTTACTTCGATCCACATATTTTGAAGGTTGCGGCAGACAATCCTAAGGTGCAGTTCTTCCATTGTGGTGGTATGTACACCGAAGGTAAACATCCTAAAAACATTGGTAGCTACTACGGCTATATCGACGAAGCCGAATATATTGCGGGTGTAGTTGCAGGTCTTACCACAAAATCAGGAAAATTAGGATTTGTAGCGGCAAAGCCAATTCCACAGGTAGTTCGCAACATCAACAGCTATACCCTTGGCGCACGCAGTGTTAATCCTAAAGCAACAGTGCAAGTTATTTTCACAGGTGATTGGTCAGTTCCTGTTAAAGAAGCAGAAGCGGCTAATAGCATGGTCGATCAAGGTGTAGATGTATTGACATGTCACGTAGACAGCCCCAAGGTGGTCATGGAAACTGCGGAGAAACGCAAGATTTACTGTACTGGTTATCATGCTAATCAGTCGAAGCTTGCTCCCAATGGCTATTTAACTGGCGCAGAATGGGATTGGACGAGTGTATATACCCAGTATGTGGAATGGTTTAAGGCTGGTAAATCCGTAACAGATGGAGGCATTCCTCATCTAGTACGTGGTGGTCTCAAGGAGAAGTTCTGTAAAGTGTCCCCCTTTGGTAGTGCGGTGAGTGCTGCAACTAAGAAGGAAGCTGAGAAGGTAATTGCGAAGTTCATGGATGGCAGCATGGTGATCTATGCTGGCGAAATTAAGGACAATACTGGTAAGGTCGTGATTGCCAAGGGCAAAGAATATAAACAAACCGATCTTGATCTGGAAAAGATGGATTGGTTTGTGGAAGGAGTTATCGGTAGCGTTAAGAGCTAA
- a CDS encoding ABC transporter permease encodes MNLRDRWRSTSENILIPIGAVIASLIVFGIFCAVQGKNPIAIYGTIYQSAFGNSFSWQGTLIRAAPLMLTSLCTALPAMLGLTIIGNEGALIVGGLGAIAVGLALSSLPPIMVQIAMAMAGLIAGGLWIMFVGAIKYYRGVNETISSLLMNYIAIAVLNTLVEGPMRDPSSLNKPSSFPLAAVNMLQSIPNSRVHYGLIYGLVACAIAYFLIHRTTFGFAVRTVGGNIRAAKIAGLPVGKLTLIVTFLGGSCAGLAGMVEIAAIHGSANASLNADYGYSGILVAFIARQNPLVAVLVAVLMGGILASGSALQRSFGLPDATVLLFQGIVFLAILFSESLYGRLDFFKDREPEVKIDASATVV; translated from the coding sequence ATGAATCTACGCGATCGCTGGCGTTCGACATCTGAAAACATTCTGATTCCCATAGGAGCAGTAATTGCTTCATTAATCGTGTTCGGGATTTTCTGTGCTGTGCAAGGCAAAAACCCGATCGCTATTTACGGCACTATCTATCAATCGGCATTTGGTAACAGCTTTTCTTGGCAAGGTACATTAATTCGCGCTGCCCCCCTCATGCTGACATCTTTATGTACAGCCTTACCTGCCATGCTGGGCTTGACGATCATTGGTAACGAGGGTGCGCTCATCGTTGGCGGTTTAGGAGCGATCGCGGTAGGTTTAGCCTTGTCCTCATTGCCACCCATCATGGTGCAGATTGCGATGGCAATGGCTGGGCTGATTGCAGGTGGTCTTTGGATTATGTTTGTCGGTGCAATTAAGTATTACCGAGGTGTAAACGAAACCATTAGTAGTTTATTGATGAACTACATTGCGATCGCTGTCCTCAACACCTTAGTTGAAGGTCCCATGCGCGATCCTTCTAGCTTAAACAAACCATCCAGTTTCCCTCTTGCGGCGGTAAATATGCTGCAAAGCATTCCTAACTCGCGAGTGCATTATGGATTGATTTATGGCTTGGTTGCCTGTGCGATCGCCTATTTCCTCATTCATCGCACCACCTTTGGCTTTGCGGTGCGTACCGTTGGGGGCAATATCCGCGCTGCTAAAATTGCAGGGTTGCCCGTAGGTAAACTCACTTTAATTGTGACTTTTTTGGGTGGTTCCTGTGCAGGTTTAGCAGGCATGGTGGAGATTGCGGCTATTCATGGTAGTGCTAACGCTTCCCTCAATGCTGACTATGGATATAGTGGTATTCTGGTTGCCTTTATCGCCAGACAAAATCCTCTAGTGGCAGTGCTAGTTGCTGTATTAATGGGTGGTATTTTGGCAAGTGGTAGCGCCCTACAGCGATCGTTTGGATTACCCGATGCCACAGTTCTGCTCTTCCAAGGCATTGTATTCCTTGCAATTCTCTTTAGTGAATCCCTTTACGGTCGTTTAGACTTCTTTAAAGATCGTGAGCCTGAAGTAAAGATTGATGCTTCGGCAACTGTTGTTTAG
- the cysS gene encoding cysteine--tRNA ligase — protein sequence MTLRLYNTLTRRKEEFIPLEAGIVKMYVCGVTVYDYCHLGHARAYVVWDMIRRYLATKYQVKFVQNITDIDDKILKRALERETTMQAIANQYIATYDEDMARLNVEKADDYPRATETIPEIIDLIQKLIDRDYAYAAGGDVYYAVQKFPSYGKLSGRKLEDMQAGASGRVDEQEEQKRYPFDFALWKAAKPNEPFWGSPWGKGRPGWHIECSAMVRSRLGDTIDIHAGGSDLQFPHHENEIAQSEAASNQPLAKYWMHNGFVNIDGEKMSKSLNNFTTIRDLFGYFDPMAIRLFILQAQYRQPIDFTEEAINAATKGWETIRDGMLFAADFGKQLGWASSEVPLRDDVANAIACFEEAMNDDFNTSVAMSHVFELAKKLRAERNSLSHSGKTAASSEVLFQDWQALSYMTNVLGFVANISDRQVQEDGISEVEIESLIQQRIEAKKAKNYKEGDRIRDELKALGITLVDQKDGTTRWLRA from the coding sequence ATGACCCTTCGCCTTTACAACACACTCACCCGTCGCAAAGAAGAATTTATTCCCCTCGAAGCAGGGATTGTGAAAATGTATGTTTGTGGTGTAACGGTCTATGACTATTGCCATTTAGGTCATGCCAGAGCCTATGTAGTTTGGGACATGATTCGGCGCTATTTAGCCACCAAATATCAGGTCAAATTTGTCCAGAATATTACGGATATTGACGACAAGATTTTGAAACGGGCGTTAGAAAGAGAGACGACGATGCAGGCGATCGCCAATCAATATATCGCCACCTACGATGAGGACATGGCTAGGCTAAATGTTGAGAAAGCCGATGATTATCCTCGCGCTACGGAAACAATCCCTGAAATTATTGACCTCATTCAGAAGTTGATCGATCGCGATTATGCCTATGCTGCGGGTGGTGATGTCTATTACGCAGTACAGAAATTTCCTAGTTATGGAAAGCTATCAGGTCGCAAGCTCGAAGATATGCAGGCAGGTGCTAGCGGTCGCGTCGATGAGCAAGAAGAACAAAAGCGCTATCCCTTTGACTTTGCATTATGGAAAGCGGCTAAACCGAATGAACCATTTTGGGGATCACCTTGGGGAAAAGGTCGTCCGGGCTGGCATATTGAATGCTCGGCAATGGTGCGATCGCGTTTAGGAGATACCATTGATATTCATGCTGGCGGCTCAGATTTACAATTCCCCCACCATGAGAATGAAATTGCCCAATCGGAAGCAGCTTCTAATCAGCCTTTAGCTAAATACTGGATGCACAATGGGTTTGTGAATATCGATGGCGAGAAGATGTCCAAATCGCTGAATAATTTCACAACTATTCGCGATTTGTTTGGCTATTTCGATCCGATGGCAATCCGTTTATTTATCCTCCAAGCGCAATATCGCCAACCCATTGACTTTACCGAAGAAGCGATCAATGCAGCTACTAAGGGCTGGGAAACAATTCGCGATGGCATGTTATTCGCGGCGGATTTTGGTAAGCAATTAGGTTGGGCAAGTAGTGAAGTTCCATTAAGAGATGATGTTGCTAATGCGATCGCTTGTTTTGAAGAAGCGATGAATGATGACTTTAATACTTCTGTAGCGATGTCCCATGTATTTGAACTAGCCAAAAAATTACGTGCTGAGCGTAATTCTCTTTCGCATTCAGGCAAGACTGCTGCGAGTTCGGAAGTTCTCTTTCAAGATTGGCAAGCCCTTAGCTATATGACTAATGTTTTAGGGTTTGTGGCAAATATTAGTGATCGCCAAGTTCAAGAAGATGGTATCAGTGAGGTGGAAATTGAGTCTTTAATTCAGCAACGGATTGAAGCGAAGAAGGCGAAAAACTATAAAGAAGGCGATCGCATTCGTGATGAGTTAAAAGCTTTAGGGATTACCCTCGTTGATCAAAAAGATGGCACAACGCGCTGGCTCAGAGCATAG